A part of Roseitalea porphyridii genomic DNA contains:
- a CDS encoding 3-hydroxybutyryl-CoA dehydrogenase, translating to MIEELETIGVIGAGQMGRGIAQVSAGAGCRVILSDVSVEAAQAGLDKVADGTGKQVEAGRMEAADRDALLARISVAAGMEGLSDCDLVIEAASENEQVKRAIFAELCPALKPEAMIASNTSSISITRLAAATDRPERFMGIHFMNPVPRMKLVELVRGIATADATFELARAYVDRLGKTATVSEDFPAFIVNRILLPMINEAIYTLYEGVGSVEAIDTAMKLGANHPMGPLELADFIGLDTCLSIMQVLHDGLADSKYRPCPLLVKYVEAGWLGRKTGRGFYDYRGETPVPTR from the coding sequence ATGATCGAGGAACTCGAAACGATCGGCGTGATCGGCGCCGGACAGATGGGCAGGGGAATCGCGCAGGTCTCGGCCGGGGCCGGCTGCAGGGTGATCCTGTCGGACGTGTCCGTCGAAGCCGCGCAGGCGGGCCTCGACAAGGTCGCTGACGGCACCGGCAAGCAGGTCGAGGCGGGACGCATGGAGGCGGCCGACCGCGACGCGCTGCTGGCCCGCATCTCCGTGGCGGCCGGCATGGAAGGCCTGTCCGATTGCGATCTGGTGATCGAGGCGGCGAGCGAGAACGAACAGGTCAAGCGCGCCATCTTCGCCGAGCTGTGCCCGGCGCTGAAGCCCGAGGCGATGATCGCGTCCAACACCTCGTCGATCTCGATCACACGACTTGCCGCCGCCACCGACCGGCCCGAGCGCTTCATGGGTATCCACTTCATGAACCCGGTGCCGCGCATGAAGCTGGTCGAACTTGTGCGCGGCATCGCCACCGCCGATGCGACCTTCGAACTGGCCCGGGCCTATGTCGACCGGCTCGGCAAGACCGCCACCGTGTCGGAGGACTTCCCGGCCTTCATCGTCAACCGCATCCTGCTGCCGATGATCAACGAGGCGATCTACACGCTCTATGAGGGCGTCGGCTCGGTGGAGGCGATCGATACGGCGATGAAGCTCGGCGCCAACCACCCGATGGGACCGCTGGAACTGGCCGACTTCATCGGGCTCGACACGTGCCTGTCGATCATGCAGGTGCTGCATGACGGACTGGCCGACTCCAAGTACCGGCCCTGCCCGCTGCTGGTCAAATATGTCGAGGCCGGCTGGCTCGGCCGCAAGACCGGACGCGGCTTCTACGACTATCGCGGCGAAACGCCGGTCCCGACGCGGTAA